The following are encoded together in the Wolbachia endosymbiont (group E) of Neria commutata genome:
- a CDS encoding GNAT family N-acetyltransferase yields the protein MSEIITFKRLGKEHFPLLLKWLETPHVKKWWDKEIKWTPELIEKKYSTYVERYKRLVLTTQEIIKPIYAFIINVDGVDIGYIQCYDKHDFPPEQGYDTSWVPKGCAAIDWYIGELDYVGRGVATKALNTFLNEFVFKSFAGVFVDSETANVSAICVYEKVGFKKIKKVKDLTMMVKSGHW from the coding sequence ATGAGTGAAATTATCACATTTAAAAGATTAGGCAAAGAGCATTTCCCACTGTTATTAAAATGGTTAGAAACGCCTCATGTCAAAAAGTGGTGGGATAAAGAAATAAAATGGACACCAGAGTTAATTGAGAAAAAATATAGTACTTACGTTGAGAGATATAAGCGTTTGGTACTCACAACACAAGAGATAATAAAACCAATATATGCTTTTATTATCAATGTTGATGGAGTTGATATTGGTTATATTCAATGTTATGACAAGCACGATTTTCCACCTGAACAAGGCTATGATACTTCGTGGGTTCCAAAAGGCTGCGCTGCTATAGATTGGTATATTGGGGAGCTGGATTACGTAGGTCGGGGTGTTGCTACAAAAGCTTTGAATACGTTTTTAAATGAATTTGTCTTTAAAAGTTTTGCAGGCGTATTTGTTGATTCTGAAACAGCAAATGTTTCTGCAATTTGCGTTTACGAAAAAGTTGGATTTAAAAAAATCAAGAAAGTTAAGGATTTAACCATGATGGTCAAGAGTGGTCATTGGTAA